The DNA segment CTTCATTACAACATAAAACAGATTTAGCAATAAGTTTCCCAAGCCAACCATGATAGAGTAGTCCTCTTGATCCAAGCCCTCCAAACACCCAAAACTTGCAAGATCCACCTTCTGTCGCACCTATGAGCTGGTCTATACATCCCAAGAGCGGTAGTGAACCATGGCTTGTAACAGGTGGCATTGCTCTCAAACCCGCCCTTGCTCCTGCAAACTCCCACTTGTCTATGTCTGGATAAACTGCACTCGCCTTTGGAAGCAGCTCGGCCAGAGCTTTTGAAGCTTCATCATCTGAGACATCAGGTGAATAGTTTCTCGACTGCCATTCCCATGTGGATCCCATGTGTATGTCACGTGGTCCCTGAACCGCGAGCCATGCATCTGACAATATCGAAGGTCCACCTTCCGGGTAACTTCCCCTGACACTTTCGTGTAACTGCAGATGAGTAATGACACCACGGCATGTCCTTAAGGGGAGCTTTCCAGTGAGCCGAGGAAGAAAGTTTAGCTTGGATCCAAGACATATTACAACAGCATCATATTCTCCTACAGATACAACCCAAAAGCTGTTCATACCAACTCTCTAACTGTGTGGGCATTCAAGGACTAGAAACATAGATACTCTACTAGGATGTTTTCATACAGCTTATGGCTAAAGATATAAGAATCTTGTTTCAAATAGTAAGAGCATAAGAACctaagaaaaaataattcacCTTCAAGTTCAAGCACATCATCTATAGATCTCTTCACCAAAGTTATGTTTGTCCTTCCAAGTGATTCCCTTGCTGAGTTTTTGCATGCTTGAAAGAGTGCCTACGAGAGAGAAAAAGACTCAGTAAACATAAAAACAGATAAACTCATGAAGTGTATTTGTTATGTCTATCCAAACCTGGAGATAGCGCTGCGGATTAACATTCATAGCTCCTGGGAGATAGAAGGCGGAGTTCAAAGGCAAGCATAGATTGGGGACAAGGTTTTGGGCAGCATCTTTGTCAATAGTCTCAACTACACAACCGGCAAGGCAGTTTCGAGCATTCTAATAGCacacataagaaaaaaacagtaaaaCTAACGGGTTTCAGTTAAAATATCAATGTGTATCTGAGCCAAAGAGAGCTTACATCAGTCATTAAACTCAAAGTCTTGGCATTTGTTGCTGGTCTCAAGATTCCCCTGCAGCAAGATGAAGTTGGTCAGTTTTAAGAGTCAACAACAGAATGATCCGAAGTACAAAGTTTGATGAATTAGTGAGACTGTACCTTCTTCGAACCATAAAATTTCCAAAACCCTGGTTACAATCTCCCTTCTCCACAgcatcagaagaagaagaagctgctgCTGTCTCGGCAACACTTAAGAGCTCTAAACACTCTCTCCAACACTCAGCACCATGCCAAAGAAGCTTGCCTAAAGTGTAAAAGAGTCTTTTATGAAACTAAACTTTTAACcgactcaaaaaaaaaaaaaaactctttgcTGTTGAATCAGAGTAGACTGTCACTAAATTCTAAAAGGCggaaaacttttaattttaccTTTAGGAGAATAAGGGTGGAGGAGCCCTCCAGAAACTCCAGAAGCACCACCTCCTATGCCAACCTCATCATATACATCTACACTTAAACTCACCTCCTTTGGACAGTCCTGCCCAAGAACAAAAACATTTGGCCAAAAAAGATGTTAAATTTGGACCAAGACTAGAGAGATATGAGATGTAAGTACCTTAAG comes from the Raphanus sativus cultivar WK10039 unplaced genomic scaffold, ASM80110v3 Scaffold3001, whole genome shotgun sequence genome and includes:
- the LOC130506217 gene encoding uncharacterized protein LOC130506217 codes for the protein MTSVFPRCLVSSSTSSSASISLPNRPPLRYAVLGAGFAGISVAWHLLKDCPKEVSLSVDVYDEVGIGGGASGVSGGLLHPYSPKGKLLWHGAECWRECLELLSVAETAAASSSSDAVEKGDCNQGFGNFMVRRRGILRPATNAKTLSLMTDNARNCLAGCVVETIDKDAAQNLVPNLCLPLNSAFYLPGAMNVNPQRYLQALFQACKNSARESLGRTNITLVKRSIDDVLELEGEYDAVVICLGSKLNFLPRLTGKLPLRTCRGVITHLQLHESVRGSYPEGGPSILSDAWLAVQGPRDIHMGSTWEWQSRNYSPDVSDDEASKALAELLPKASAVYPDIDKWEFAGARAGLRAMPPVTSHGSLPLLGCIDQLIGATEGGSCKFWVFGGLGSRGLLYHGWLGKLIAKSVLCCNEELLPSELTSWKMNNRVKS